GGTTCCAGAGGCACGGGGCCACCGCGAATTCGGCGTCACCAATCTGGGCTTGTGGGTCAATGGCGAGGTAGCCGGTGCCGTCCAGGGCTGCCAGGATGTTCAGGTAGTGCAGGTCTGTATGGACTAAGACATCCTGTGCCCGACGACGGGAAACAGCTCCCCGTGTCTGGCACACCTCAAGGGCTGCCTCGAGCAGCCACCGCGGAAAAGGCCGGTTGAGGTCTTCCCAACGGGCAGGCAGCTCATCCGAAAACTGTTCAGCTGTGGCGGCGATGTGTGGAATCTGCGCCCAGCCGTCACGCACATCCGGGGCAATACTCAGGCGGCGAACCAGCGAGCCCCACACCTGCTCTGCCTCATCCAGGGGAACCGCTTGCAAGGACTTGTGCGCGTCGAGGCGTTCAATGACCATGGAGCAGCTGTCGGTGTCGTACTCCAGGATCTGCACCATCCCGTGTCCGTTCCACAGCCTCAGCGCGACTGGTTCCAGCAAGGCCTCCTCAAACGGGAAGGCGATCTTAAGGGCAGCGGGGCCGCCGGAGGAGGTCAGCACGGGAATCACGATTCCGGTGTGTCCGTTCCACGGCTGCCCGCCAGCGGGAAGGTCTACGCTCAAATGCCAGCGGAGCAGCGCGGCGGATATCAGCGCCGGAAGCGCCGCCAGCCAGTCCCGCCCCTCACGGCTACGGGCGTGCCGTGAGTACAAATCGGGGGGGATTCCAACTCTGCTGGGCATATCGGTCAGTTTATCCGCTAACCCACCAAACCGCTGGCCCCAAGCAGCTTGCCAATGGCGAATGTTGCCGCCAAGGCCAAGGCACCGCCAAGCACCACCCTGGTGGCTGCGCGCAGCTTCGAACCTCCACCGATGGCGGCGCCGATCCAGCCGGTGATACCCAGTGCGGCCAGAACCACTACAAAGGTGACAGGCACCCGCACGGTGGCTGGCGGGAGCAAGATGGCAAGCAGGGGCAGGAT
This region of Arthrobacter alpinus genomic DNA includes:
- a CDS encoding aminoglycoside phosphotransferase family protein, with the protein product MPSRVGIPPDLYSRHARSREGRDWLAALPALISAALLRWHLSVDLPAGGQPWNGHTGIVIPVLTSSGGPAALKIAFPFEEALLEPVALRLWNGHGMVQILEYDTDSCSMVIERLDAHKSLQAVPLDEAEQVWGSLVRRLSIAPDVRDGWAQIPHIAATAEQFSDELPARWEDLNRPFPRWLLEAALEVCQTRGAVSRRRAQDVLVHTDLHYLNILAALDGTGYLAIDPQAQIGDAEFAVAPCLWNRLGDLPALNAEAGLRRRARNLCAAAGLDESIAAEWAVVREVENSLRYLETPGHLGDAQRSLWVASTMAGRTMPGLPTARDLKILG